One window from the genome of Nicotiana sylvestris chromosome 9, ASM39365v2, whole genome shotgun sequence encodes:
- the LOC138878392 gene encoding uncharacterized protein yields the protein MDPLKYIFQKPMATEKLAKWKILLSEFDIIYVTQKAVKGQALADHVAKNPVEGDWRMFFDGATNFKGVGIGLVLVSETGQHYPISVNPRFPCTNNKAEYEACIMGLNLAIDMNIQKLLGMDVIGLIEPTTSNGHRFILVAIDYFTKWVEALAYKVVTKKVVADFVRDRIVCRFGVPESIITNNAVNLNSDLMKTMCESFKIKHKNSIAYRPQMNGAIEAANKNIKKILRKIVENYKQWHEKLPFALFDAKWIRSHYEQLSLIDGKRMNAVCHGQLYQNRMSKAFNKRVRPRQFIPEQLVLKRIFPHQDEAKGKFSPNWQGPYMVPRVVTGGALILAKMDGEIWPKLINSDVVKR from the exons atggatcctctgaagtatatctttcagaagcctatggcCACCGAGAAGTTAGCCAAATGGAAAATATTGctgagtgagtttgatatcatctatgtaactcagaaggcagtcaaaggacaagcgtTGGCAGACCATGTTGCTAAAAATCCTGTAGAAGGAGA ttggagaatgtttttcgatggagctacaaacttcaaaggagtgggtattggacTGGTTTTGGTGTCAGAgacaggtcaacattatccgataTCCGTAAATCctaggtttccatgcaccaacaataaggcagaatatgaggcttgcatcatgggacTCAATTTGGCCATCGACATGAATATACAAAAgttgctg ggaatggatgtcattggtctaATCGAACCCActacttcaaacgggcacaggttcattttagtggccatcgattacttcacaaaatgggtagaggctttagcttacaaagttgtaaccaagaaagtcgttgcagattttgtcagggatcgtattgtttgtcgattcggggtcCCTGAGTCCATCATCACTAACAATGCCGTCAATCTCAACAGCGATCTGATGAAAACCATGTGTGaatctttcaaaatcaagcacaaaaattccatagcatacaggcctcaaatgaatggagccatagaagctgccaacaagaacatcaagaagatactaaggaaaattgtagaaaactacaagcaatggcatgagaagctaccaTTTGCCTTATT TGATGCAAAATGGATAAGGAGCCACTATGAGCAATTATCactcatagatggaaaaaggatgaatgcagtgtgtcatggtcagctttatcagaacagaatgtccaaagcattcaacaaaagggtcaggcCAAGACAATTCATACCAGAGCAGCTGGTGCTGAAgcgaatcttcccacatcaagatgaagccaaaggaaagtttTCACCCAATTGGCAAGGGCCCTACATGGTTCCCAGGGTagtaacaggaggagcactcatacttgcaaaaatggacggagaaatttggccaaaacttATCAATTCAGATGTGGTCAAGAGATAA